One Vallitalea pronyensis genomic region harbors:
- a CDS encoding M23/M56 family metallopeptidase, with translation MMYVTNAFTMILSMSIVSTFIGVIILLIRKVFVKRIPSMLLYVLWMVMMFRLISPFSIANPLNVFNLVITDVEHNVITMTYTEELSRIEFPRIETYGHGHITDTTRLVSSHGLVSKENMMMTASFLWALGVLIVFFYNVIQYIKMGKRIGTATILKPNPIHGLKGLVKVRKQIKVYTSDKIDTPFVLGLLHPRIYIPVAYTNHSLTYVLIHELVHIKRWDFRIKPLAYMICMLHWFNPIVWLAIHYMNQDIEMACDEKVIHLLGQEHRQEYAHSLIDCVVGKKMKIPCWQSSYNANNLTLRVKHIIGFREKKCYEKILLWMCIMCIGLTLSTNPLILKHTESIIPIDLFKVHWHKDNGDSKYIQAKQLVTTAKPIYENPVTRDTIMQDYYIKSDKAHHGIDILAHPGEPIKVVDDGYVTFIGHDEHCHVVKIDHGDGYESWYGGYETLSVLEHETVSKGEIIGVIGNTGTGPHLHLAIVYNGEFVDPKDYLPSVLNKSR, from the coding sequence ATGATGTATGTAACGAACGCATTTACGATGATTTTAAGTATGAGTATTGTTTCCACGTTTATAGGTGTTATCATTCTTTTAATCCGTAAGGTGTTTGTTAAGCGAATACCTAGTATGCTTTTGTATGTGCTTTGGATGGTCATGATGTTTCGTTTAATCAGTCCATTTTCAATAGCCAATCCATTAAACGTATTTAATCTTGTAATAACAGACGTTGAACATAATGTAATCACCATGACTTATACAGAAGAATTAAGCCGTATAGAGTTTCCACGTATTGAAACATATGGTCATGGACATATAACAGATACGACAAGACTAGTTTCTAGCCATGGATTAGTCTCAAAAGAAAACATGATGATGACCGCTAGTTTTTTATGGGCATTAGGTGTACTCATCGTATTCTTTTACAATGTGATACAGTATATAAAAATGGGTAAGCGTATTGGAACAGCTACAATCCTAAAACCCAATCCTATTCATGGGCTTAAAGGGTTAGTAAAGGTAAGAAAACAGATCAAGGTTTATACATCAGATAAGATTGACACACCTTTTGTATTAGGGTTATTACATCCTAGAATATATATACCTGTAGCTTATACAAATCATTCGTTAACCTATGTACTCATCCATGAGTTGGTCCATATAAAACGGTGGGATTTTAGAATAAAACCACTTGCTTATATGATTTGTATGTTACATTGGTTTAACCCAATTGTATGGCTAGCCATCCATTATATGAATCAAGACATTGAGATGGCATGTGATGAAAAGGTTATTCACCTTCTTGGTCAAGAACATCGACAAGAATATGCCCATTCTTTAATCGATTGTGTTGTAGGTAAGAAAATGAAGATACCTTGCTGGCAATCCTCTTATAACGCCAACAACTTAACCCTTCGTGTTAAACATATTATTGGGTTTAGAGAGAAAAAATGCTATGAAAAAATACTCTTATGGATGTGTATCATGTGTATTGGATTAACACTCAGTACCAATCCATTAATTCTAAAGCATACAGAAAGTATTATACCCATTGATCTATTCAAAGTTCATTGGCATAAAGACAATGGGGATAGTAAGTACATACAAGCTAAGCAATTAGTAACCACAGCCAAGCCCATATATGAAAACCCTGTTACTCGAGATACCATCATGCAAGACTATTATATTAAAAGTGATAAAGCTCATCATGGTATAGATATACTCGCCCATCCAGGTGAGCCCATTAAGGTTGTTGATGATGGGTATGTAACGTTCATTGGTCATGATGAACATTGCCATGTCGTTAAAATCGATCATGGTGATGGCTATGAATCATGGTATGGCGGCTATGAAACACTAAGCGTATTGGAGCATGAAACCGTAAGTAAAGGCGAAATAATTGGTGTAATAGGGAATACAGGCACAGGTCCTCATCTACACTTAGCAATCGTGTATAATGGAGAATTTGTTGATCCGAAAGACTATTTACCAAGTGTATTGAATAAATCAAGATGA
- a CDS encoding MMPL family transporter: MVEKLMAKNVEWVTQRPKTILAIALCLTVFMGIFASFLDLELNWVALAPKGNSAVKEYQKIVEDFPTLSNIMVVIESDDRHQLEEVTEIVHKELSQLTDYISSVSAGIDEAFALENGLLYVPTKEIEMMGYALMDTNLDSFYGMLEMTIDESIKGIEEGQLSSKDIAYQVANYDAMMALFQVTNKGLKGGSSEEELRQAITKFFTGNTRAVSPDGKAVIVTVQPNFDIMDMEQVVPGVNTIEETIKAIDANHKDVRVRATGMHVVVRDEMASIESDSLLTTLLSILLILAILYFAFRSFLAPIITFIPLVLGIIWAVGLTKLTIGRLNMMTAFSAAMLLGLGIDYAIHLYSSYTEKRAYGLEKQEAIKGAISITGLGIITGALTTAVAFLALNISSLEILQELGTIMGTGILTTLIAVFWVLPAIIMINKEKPHKVSKIKGQYHWIGHIAVKVNQVKVPVIIGLLLLTSFMAYKAKNVTFDTNLMHLEPEGLESIALMEHLVEQYDMSTDSFSIEVSELADVYELHEAYEQVNGVAKVSSIADIVPKEMQQHTKLEAIDKTRTMLSQQVPHRSIPHGTLIDQLENIKKKIASYEKSWSTTGYRNLTEGDFVTMATTIDDLIKTLKYAPKTNVDQLSEEFYNLYKAIGHHMLVTEPLTVEGLPQDLKKQFVSEDGSMYLLTIYPDFSIWDHLDSEKGNTFFKALTDIDATITGTPIFMRVLYQSASDEMALTGVVVFAILFLILFLHFRHIKYTLLAFLPLMFTMVYTVGMMVLIDLPFNVLNFLSILLLIGIGIDDGVHILHHYKSGERNIFKLFSSVGRAILLTTITTMCGFGSLMFSSYVGIASLGKVLFIGVSLAFILTVVVLPLFLKNIEDTE; this comes from the coding sequence ATGGTAGAGAAATTAATGGCCAAAAATGTAGAGTGGGTAACGCAAAGACCAAAGACAATTCTAGCCATTGCTTTATGCTTGACAGTATTTATGGGTATTTTCGCTAGTTTCTTAGATTTGGAATTAAATTGGGTAGCTTTAGCACCAAAAGGAAATTCGGCTGTTAAAGAATACCAGAAAATCGTAGAAGATTTTCCAACACTCAGCAACATCATGGTTGTCATAGAAAGTGACGATAGACATCAATTAGAAGAAGTCACAGAGATTGTTCATAAAGAGTTAAGCCAATTAACCGACTACATATCTTCTGTATCGGCTGGAATCGATGAAGCATTTGCCCTAGAAAACGGTTTGCTGTATGTACCAACAAAAGAGATTGAGATGATGGGTTATGCTCTCATGGACACGAATCTGGATAGTTTCTATGGCATGTTAGAGATGACTATCGATGAATCCATAAAAGGCATAGAAGAAGGTCAGTTATCTTCAAAAGATATTGCTTATCAAGTAGCTAATTATGATGCAATGATGGCTTTGTTTCAAGTAACCAATAAAGGGTTAAAGGGTGGAAGTAGTGAGGAAGAATTAAGACAGGCAATCACCAAGTTTTTTACTGGGAATACACGGGCGGTATCACCTGATGGCAAAGCGGTCATTGTTACAGTCCAACCCAACTTCGATATCATGGATATGGAGCAAGTAGTACCTGGGGTTAATACCATAGAGGAAACCATTAAGGCGATTGATGCAAACCATAAGGATGTTCGTGTTAGAGCAACAGGTATGCATGTGGTTGTAAGAGATGAAATGGCAAGCATTGAGTCCGATTCCTTATTAACAACCCTGTTAAGCATACTCTTAATCTTAGCCATTCTGTATTTTGCATTTAGGTCTTTCTTAGCCCCCATCATTACCTTTATACCTCTGGTTCTAGGTATTATCTGGGCAGTTGGTTTAACGAAGCTGACCATTGGCAGGCTCAATATGATGACAGCATTTTCTGCTGCCATGTTACTGGGTTTGGGTATTGATTACGCCATTCATCTCTACAGTAGTTATACTGAAAAGCGAGCATATGGGCTAGAAAAACAAGAAGCCATCAAAGGTGCTATATCCATAACAGGACTGGGCATTATTACAGGTGCGTTAACCACAGCAGTTGCCTTCTTGGCTTTAAATATCAGTTCGTTAGAGATATTACAAGAACTAGGAACCATCATGGGTACGGGTATTTTAACCACACTAATAGCTGTATTCTGGGTGCTTCCAGCTATCATTATGATAAATAAAGAAAAGCCCCATAAAGTCAGCAAAATTAAAGGGCAATATCATTGGATTGGTCATATAGCCGTAAAAGTTAACCAAGTAAAAGTACCCGTTATCATTGGTTTACTACTATTAACAAGTTTTATGGCCTATAAAGCCAAAAATGTGACCTTTGATACCAATTTAATGCATTTAGAACCAGAAGGGTTAGAATCCATAGCGTTAATGGAACATTTGGTCGAACAGTATGATATGAGCACGGATTCCTTTAGTATAGAAGTAAGTGAACTGGCTGACGTATATGAGCTTCATGAAGCATATGAACAAGTGAATGGTGTTGCGAAGGTGAGCAGTATAGCTGACATCGTACCCAAGGAAATGCAGCAACATACCAAGCTAGAGGCCATTGACAAGACAAGAACAATGTTAAGCCAACAAGTGCCCCATAGAAGCATTCCTCATGGTACGTTGATTGATCAGCTAGAAAATATAAAGAAAAAAATAGCCAGTTATGAAAAAAGTTGGTCCACTACAGGGTATCGGAACCTTACAGAGGGAGATTTTGTAACGATGGCTACAACCATTGATGATTTAATCAAGACACTAAAATATGCACCTAAGACAAACGTGGATCAACTATCTGAGGAGTTTTATAACCTATATAAAGCAATCGGTCATCACATGTTAGTGACAGAACCCTTAACAGTAGAAGGTCTACCACAAGACTTGAAAAAACAGTTTGTAAGTGAAGACGGTAGCATGTACTTGTTAACGATTTATCCTGATTTTAGTATATGGGATCATTTGGATAGCGAAAAGGGAAACACATTTTTTAAGGCATTAACGGATATTGATGCAACCATAACAGGCACACCAATCTTTATGAGGGTACTCTATCAATCAGCTTCTGACGAGATGGCTTTAACAGGTGTGGTTGTGTTTGCTATTCTATTTTTAATATTATTCCTGCATTTTAGACATATAAAATACACGTTATTAGCATTTCTACCACTGATGTTCACCATGGTTTATACAGTTGGTATGATGGTACTGATCGATTTGCCGTTTAATGTCCTTAATTTCTTATCTATTTTACTGCTTATAGGTATAGGGATTGATGATGGTGTGCATATCTTGCATCACTATAAATCAGGCGAGAGAAATATCTTTAAGCTGTTTTCCAGTGTAGGAAGAGCTATCTTACTAACCACCATAACCACCATGTGCGGCTTTGGCTCATTAATGTTTTCAAGCTATGTGGGGATAGCCAGTTTAGGAAAAGTATTATTTATAGGTGTGTCATTAGCTTTCATATTGACAGTTGTTGTATTGCCACTATTTCTTAAGAATATAGAGGATACTGAATGA
- a CDS encoding nuclear transport factor 2 family protein: MRQIILDFYHYIDSADFDGLRQVMAEEAKVKLPNTRELFDSREAYIAFSKDYPGRWYANVERIVEAEREVIAVTEITNHEISFYVTAFFVIQDDQIIEMTEYWGDNGEAPQWRRDKGYCTKY, translated from the coding sequence ATGAGACAAATCATTTTGGACTTTTATCATTATATTGATTCAGCTGATTTTGATGGTCTTCGCCAAGTGATGGCAGAAGAGGCTAAGGTTAAGTTACCCAATACGCGAGAGTTATTTGATAGTCGAGAAGCGTATATCGCATTTAGTAAAGATTATCCAGGTCGATGGTATGCGAATGTTGAACGGATTGTAGAGGCTGAGCGCGAAGTCATCGCTGTAACGGAGATAACGAACCATGAGATTTCTTTTTATGTTACAGCATTTTTTGTCATCCAAGATGATCAGATTATTGAGATGACGGAATATTGGGGGGACAATGGTGAAGCTCCTCAGTGGCGAAGAGATAAAGGGTATTGCACCAAATATTAG
- a CDS encoding DUF4180 domain-containing protein: MMTINKKNNVKVAIIDRGESNLHTVQDALDMMSNAQCVDCMNMLIHKDNIHEKFFDLKTKFAGEVLQKFINYQMRLAIIGDFSHYTSKSLKDFIYECNKGQWIFFKATVEEGLNALHSVALKTF; the protein is encoded by the coding sequence ATGATGACGATAAACAAAAAAAATAATGTAAAAGTAGCCATTATAGATAGAGGAGAAAGTAATCTTCATACGGTGCAAGATGCTTTGGATATGATGAGTAATGCTCAATGTGTTGATTGCATGAACATGTTGATCCATAAAGACAATATCCACGAGAAGTTTTTTGACCTGAAAACCAAATTTGCAGGAGAGGTATTGCAGAAATTTATCAACTATCAAATGAGATTAGCGATTATCGGCGATTTTTCCCATTACACCAGTAAAAGCCTTAAGGATTTTATATATGAATGCAATAAGGGACAATGGATTTTTTTCAAAGCTACAGTTGAAGAAGGGCTCAACGCTTTGCACAGCGTTGCCTTAAAGACATTTTAA
- a CDS encoding BlaI/MecI/CopY family transcriptional regulator, producing the protein MPDNHEQYKLFDAEFKFMQLIWANEPINSTKLVKLCHEHLGWKKSTTYTVLKKLQQRQVLKNEKATVTSIVKLEDVRKYEGEQLLEKAFNNSLPHLLVSFLDGKKISDSEADELRRIIDESRR; encoded by the coding sequence ATGCCAGATAATCATGAACAATACAAACTCTTTGATGCTGAATTCAAGTTTATGCAACTTATATGGGCTAATGAGCCTATCAATTCTACCAAGTTGGTTAAGTTATGCCATGAGCATTTAGGATGGAAAAAGTCAACAACGTATACGGTTCTTAAGAAGTTGCAGCAAAGACAAGTACTAAAAAACGAAAAAGCAACAGTTACATCCATCGTCAAATTAGAGGATGTGAGAAAATATGAAGGGGAACAATTATTAGAGAAAGCCTTTAACAATTCCTTGCCACATTTGCTGGTTTCTTTTTTAGATGGTAAAAAAATATCCGATTCTGAGGCAGATGAATTACGACGTATTATTGATGAAAGCAGGCGTTAA
- a CDS encoding S41 family peptidase has protein sequence MKTKMKTKCMMIFILCMLLQTNVYAQENCWPIQGKNYGDDLLYGPDDLVYNKILDKKEPFLGYAITGDQHSEILAITSGVVKSINVSFSPDFYRVFSFDNVDEGRQIMKKHQYNTKFLTMEVWIKMEDGMIVTYTGIEPDTVLVNVGDQVKAGTCLGKMGHANKLIEDYCLIVKGSYKGKTKVPKIFSGSQNDGNTVQDVNEGHGNLEKDYRSTKLTVQELKDIFKVFKESLYEGHPALTEYVTPSTLADAFDDIETQLNSPMTANELFLILNEIIHLIQDNHTYIDKKYLRDETKLYNKPYDFPVKLGVIDKKCYVLARYAEIEGLQVGDEIVAINDEPMKGIISKLSQGSGTGDGYIEGFEEQFLFTEAKHLSSGFEILYDMVYMPSAGDPLVLTTKSGKDIPWVLKKENKPAKEPTKWVPYEVQELDQDVTHLRINGMSMDEKTILEIEDILLHTTSQNLILDLRKNPGGSAETIHKLFSYFAEDEFKVAKGHEVKHNGIYGFFKYTDNMIPNSQPYSHYKADKNGDCYYMDAHTHPEVFPTYKPNENGIYTGNVYVLTSELTGSAACILASLFHEHDRGLIIGQEGAGGYHMMCGLDFSKVMLGHSSGLILHMPMIKIISANSAKDISYGRGVIPDVIVTRSIESELSHEDTVVGTAIALIHDNDKRIDSILRNRMVIKRVIRSVWDDFKRIVQSF, from the coding sequence ATGAAAACAAAAATGAAAACAAAATGTATGATGATATTTATACTATGTATGTTGTTGCAAACTAACGTGTATGCTCAAGAAAATTGCTGGCCCATACAAGGCAAAAATTATGGGGATGATCTACTCTATGGACCTGATGATTTGGTATATAACAAAATCCTAGATAAGAAAGAACCCTTTTTGGGTTATGCTATAACAGGCGACCAACATTCAGAAATCCTAGCCATCACTTCAGGTGTTGTAAAAAGTATTAACGTATCATTTAGCCCTGATTTCTATAGGGTATTTAGCTTTGACAACGTGGATGAAGGTAGACAAATTATGAAAAAACATCAATACAATACGAAGTTTTTAACCATGGAAGTGTGGATAAAGATGGAAGATGGCATGATCGTTACCTATACAGGTATTGAGCCCGATACAGTTTTAGTCAATGTAGGGGATCAAGTGAAGGCTGGTACATGTCTAGGTAAAATGGGCCATGCCAATAAACTGATTGAAGATTATTGTCTCATTGTAAAGGGTTCTTATAAGGGTAAAACCAAAGTACCTAAGATTTTTTCAGGTAGTCAAAACGATGGTAATACCGTTCAGGATGTTAACGAAGGTCACGGCAATCTAGAGAAAGATTATCGCAGTACCAAGCTTACGGTTCAAGAACTAAAGGATATCTTTAAGGTCTTTAAAGAATCCTTATATGAAGGGCATCCAGCATTAACTGAATATGTGACACCTAGTACATTAGCAGATGCCTTTGATGACATTGAAACCCAGTTGAATAGTCCAATGACAGCTAATGAACTCTTTCTTATCCTTAATGAAATCATTCATTTAATTCAGGATAACCATACCTATATTGACAAGAAATACTTACGAGATGAAACCAAACTGTATAATAAGCCTTATGATTTTCCTGTTAAACTTGGTGTAATAGATAAAAAATGCTATGTCTTGGCTCGTTATGCAGAGATAGAGGGTCTTCAAGTAGGTGATGAAATCGTAGCGATTAATGACGAACCTATGAAAGGGATCATTAGCAAATTATCCCAAGGTTCCGGAACAGGTGACGGCTATATTGAAGGCTTTGAGGAGCAATTTTTGTTCACAGAAGCTAAGCATTTATCCAGTGGTTTTGAGATACTTTATGATATGGTCTATATGCCATCAGCAGGAGACCCCTTAGTATTAACCACAAAAAGTGGTAAGGATATACCATGGGTACTTAAAAAAGAAAACAAGCCTGCTAAAGAGCCTACGAAATGGGTACCTTATGAAGTGCAAGAGCTGGACCAAGATGTCACGCATCTTAGGATTAATGGTATGAGTATGGATGAAAAAACCATACTGGAAATAGAAGATATCCTCCTTCATACGACGTCACAAAATCTTATATTGGATTTAAGAAAAAATCCAGGTGGTAGTGCTGAGACTATTCACAAACTATTTTCATACTTCGCTGAAGATGAGTTTAAAGTTGCTAAGGGACATGAGGTTAAACATAATGGAATCTATGGGTTTTTTAAATATACTGATAATATGATACCCAATAGTCAGCCTTATAGTCATTATAAAGCTGATAAAAACGGCGATTGCTATTATATGGATGCCCACACTCATCCAGAAGTTTTTCCTACATATAAGCCTAATGAAAATGGCATTTATACAGGCAACGTTTATGTACTGACCTCAGAGCTTACAGGGTCTGCTGCTTGTATCCTTGCCAGTCTTTTTCATGAGCATGATAGAGGATTAATTATAGGACAAGAGGGTGCTGGTGGTTATCATATGATGTGTGGCTTAGATTTTTCCAAAGTCATGCTAGGTCATAGCAGCGGACTCATACTGCATATGCCAATGATTAAAATCATATCCGCCAACTCAGCAAAAGATATCTCTTATGGAAGAGGGGTCATACCGGATGTAATCGTTACTAGGAGTATTGAAAGCGAGTTATCCCATGAAGATACTGTCGTGGGTACGGCTATAGCGTTAATCCATGACAATGATAAGCGTATTGATTCAATATTAAGAAATCGAATGGTTATAAAACGCGTCATAAGAAGTGTATGGGATGATTTCAAACGCATTGTTCAAAGTTTCTAA
- a CDS encoding TetR/AcrR family transcriptional regulator yields the protein MARIGKEKKEQIRKSILEKSKELFFGKGYDQTSTKEIAREVGIAEGTVFNYFKTKADIFLEVFSMEHTIKKIETNQYMDKGTSVLDIFMNFIKCNLKDIMIFPKGILKELGIASLNLAKSKPALIKKLAEFDFQVLDHLKELTEDLQGKGLIVPCDAKVLSDVIYSGMMLEFILYVYEKDRKKETMFDNIREKVGFILKGYV from the coding sequence ATGGCGCGCATAGGAAAAGAAAAAAAAGAACAAATCCGAAAAAGCATTTTGGAAAAATCAAAAGAATTATTTTTTGGAAAAGGATATGACCAGACAAGTACGAAAGAAATAGCCAGAGAAGTAGGCATTGCAGAAGGTACCGTTTTTAATTATTTTAAAACAAAAGCAGATATTTTTTTAGAAGTATTTTCAATGGAACATACCATAAAAAAGATTGAAACCAATCAGTACATGGATAAAGGTACAAGTGTACTGGATATTTTTATGAACTTCATCAAGTGTAATTTAAAAGATATCATGATCTTTCCAAAGGGTATTTTGAAAGAACTGGGTATTGCCAGTCTCAATCTTGCCAAAAGTAAACCAGCCCTTATAAAAAAATTAGCAGAGTTTGATTTTCAAGTATTGGATCATCTAAAAGAACTTACAGAAGACTTACAAGGCAAAGGTCTTATTGTACCTTGTGATGCAAAAGTCTTAAGCGACGTGATTTACAGTGGCATGATGTTGGAGTTTATTTTGTACGTGTATGAAAAAGACAGGAAAAAAGAGACGATGTTTGATAACATACGTGAAAAGGTAGGGTTTATCCTAAAGGGATATGTATAG
- a CDS encoding helix-turn-helix domain-containing protein: MIEKFYTVDQVADMIDMHPKTIRKFIREGKLKANKVGKQWRITGHDLSVFTEGTGPEGIIDETRDITFSTEDKGQTSTHGVTVSTVVDMDVKDMEEGTRIANMLMAVMNNKDTKYGTSTMNVQFIEKEKKTRIMLWGTLSFMEAMLGALDVLTQQ; this comes from the coding sequence ATGATAGAGAAGTTTTATACCGTGGATCAAGTGGCTGACATGATTGATATGCATCCAAAGACCATCAGGAAGTTCATTAGAGAAGGTAAATTAAAAGCGAATAAAGTGGGCAAACAGTGGCGCATTACAGGTCATGACTTAAGTGTTTTTACCGAGGGGACAGGCCCAGAGGGGATTATAGATGAGACAAGGGATATTACATTTTCTACGGAAGATAAAGGACAGACTTCTACCCATGGGGTAACTGTTTCTACGGTTGTTGATATGGACGTTAAAGATATGGAAGAAGGCACCCGTATTGCCAATATGCTGATGGCCGTTATGAATAATAAAGATACCAAGTACGGTACATCCACAATGAATGTCCAATTTATTGAAAAAGAAAAGAAGACAAGGATCATGTTGTGGGGGACATTATCTTTTATGGAAGCAATGTTGGGAGCGTTAGATGTGTTGACACAACAATAG
- a CDS encoding VOC family protein: MKGMLHHVEIYTKDLQVTKDFWGWLLGKLGYKEFQSWEDGISYLLGDTYLVFVQVEERFLDVPYHRCRAGLNHLAFHGGSRAFVDEITKDLKAKGINILYEDKHPYAGGKDYYAVYFEDPDRMKVEITSN; the protein is encoded by the coding sequence ATGAAAGGTATGCTTCATCATGTGGAGATTTATACAAAAGATTTACAAGTTACTAAGGATTTCTGGGGATGGTTGCTAGGTAAACTTGGATACAAAGAATTTCAAAGTTGGGAAGATGGTATAAGCTATCTATTAGGGGACACCTATTTGGTTTTTGTTCAAGTAGAAGAACGTTTTTTAGATGTACCCTATCACCGGTGTAGGGCAGGACTCAATCATTTAGCTTTTCATGGTGGAAGTAGAGCATTTGTTGATGAAATCACAAAAGACTTAAAAGCAAAAGGCATTAACATATTATATGAAGATAAACATCCTTATGCAGGTGGTAAAGATTATTATGCTGTTTATTTTGAGGACCCAGATAGAATGAAAGTTGAAATCACCTCTAATTAA
- a CDS encoding class D beta-lactamase, with translation MHKWLLIVGVMLILTGCIKKQFLGDEEKQIAFEDYFDGFEGSFIMLDEQTNDYLIYNEELIETQVSPCSTFKILNALIGLETGVIQDANHMYKWDGTTYNMEAWNGDHTLASAIKYSVVWYYKRLAKEVGLSQMQHYMDLVKYGNGDISGGLTEFWIMSSLKISPREQVDLLRDLYQDKLPFTSDNMAIVRDILVLEDTEDYTLSGKTGSGRTGKDEELIGWFVGTVQREGHRHHFAVFIQGKNDTSGYKAKDIARQILKDLDLINALEE, from the coding sequence ATGCATAAGTGGTTATTGATTGTAGGTGTTATGCTCATTCTAACAGGATGTATTAAAAAGCAGTTTTTAGGTGATGAAGAAAAGCAAATAGCCTTTGAAGATTATTTTGATGGTTTTGAGGGTTCTTTCATTATGCTGGATGAGCAGACCAATGATTACCTCATCTATAACGAGGAATTAATAGAAACACAAGTCTCGCCTTGCTCAACTTTCAAGATTCTAAACGCATTAATAGGTCTTGAAACAGGTGTTATACAAGATGCCAACCATATGTATAAGTGGGATGGGACCACATATAACATGGAAGCATGGAATGGGGACCATACATTGGCAAGTGCTATAAAATATTCAGTTGTCTGGTATTACAAACGTTTAGCTAAAGAAGTTGGTCTATCACAGATGCAGCATTATATGGATTTGGTGAAGTACGGTAATGGTGATATATCAGGAGGTCTCACAGAATTTTGGATCATGTCATCACTGAAGATAAGCCCCCGTGAGCAGGTTGACTTGTTACGTGACCTATACCAAGATAAGCTACCTTTTACATCTGATAATATGGCCATTGTAAGGGATATCCTTGTACTGGAAGACACAGAAGATTACACGTTATCGGGTAAAACTGGCTCTGGTAGAACAGGGAAAGATGAAGAGCTTATCGGGTGGTTTGTGGGTACAGTTCAACGAGAAGGTCATCGACATCATTTTGCTGTATTTATACAAGGTAAAAACGATACATCCGGATATAAAGCAAAAGATATCGCACGTCAGATATTAAAGGATTTAGACTTAATAAATGCATTGGAAGAATAA
- a CDS encoding GNAT family N-acetyltransferase, producing MNITLQARQLEHVMQFFQESKDEVLKGLFPFMENTLEEAIDMFKETLEPDATSYGKIICVDDNYIGDVWCYCIDEVEDKHCFLSIVIFDKHYWHKGIGGKVLEEFCGEIAEKYAIHKICAFTYKHNVASKRLLEKVGFTCKEEFIDDGIPSYYLEKDLVI from the coding sequence ATGAATATAACATTACAAGCTAGACAATTAGAACATGTCATGCAATTTTTTCAAGAGTCAAAGGATGAAGTGTTAAAAGGCTTATTTCCATTTATGGAAAATACATTAGAAGAAGCCATTGATATGTTTAAGGAAACCTTGGAACCTGATGCAACAAGTTATGGAAAAATTATATGTGTTGATGACAACTATATCGGCGATGTTTGGTGTTATTGTATTGACGAAGTAGAAGATAAGCATTGTTTCTTAAGCATTGTCATTTTTGATAAGCACTATTGGCATAAGGGAATTGGGGGAAAGGTTCTAGAAGAATTCTGTGGTGAAATTGCAGAGAAATATGCGATTCATAAAATCTGTGCCTTTACATATAAACATAATGTTGCTTCTAAAAGATTATTGGAAAAAGTGGGCTTCACATGCAAAGAAGAATTTATTGATGATGGCATACCTTCCTATTACTTGGAAAAGGATTTAGTCATATAA